From the genome of Tachysurus fulvidraco isolate hzauxx_2018 chromosome 14, HZAU_PFXX_2.0, whole genome shotgun sequence:
ACTGCCAGGTAACAGTCTTTTGTGTCAGTGCACAGGTCAAAAATGTTCCTCTTCACATTAATGGTGGCTGACAGAAGAAAAATTAAAAGCAAGAAAGGTTATACTGATATTCTTAAATTACCAAAATCTCTGTAATAGTACGTTTTGAACTACAGACTTAAAATGGGACCCTAAGTGGGGAttatataactgaataatatGAAACCATATTATATAACCAagaataaatttatataaataatataattatgaatataatttatataaatgtaatatgaaACCTTATAATAAGTGAATAATAAGACTAATAAATGAGCAGTGTGTTCCTTTTTCCTATTAATCTGCCCTGTCAAAGCTTACTaaataagaggaaaaataatagagagaaagggaaacgATATGAAAAactatcatttcttttttccccctattaCACTTGAAATTCCAAGTTGGGAACATTCAAAACGATTTACAACTGCAATCCATCTGTACATCCAAATGCTGTGAAAACACAGAAAGGGAAGGGAAGCAAAGAGACAAGTGTTTAATCTACTGACTGGATAAAAGGTTGTACCTATTGGTTTGTAATCAGTAGCATCAAAGGTCCTGAAGGAGGAACCAAAGGGGCTTTTCATCTGCTGCTCCATCatttcatcctcatcatcagcCTGAAGCATGGCTGAGAGACATGATTTGGCCATTagaatgacaaaataaatagcTTTACTGGCATTTAGAGAAATTTAATGTGCTTCAGATTAAAGTGCCCCTTCAATCCAGATTAAGGGACAGGTAACCACATATTCAGAAATCAATGTATATGGACACCATTGTCTTGgcaatattttcatttaaattttatttaaaaaacatgcaTCATCCATAGCTACCCATTATGGTTTAAGAATGTCCAAATAATTGCTCTGTAGATCCATACATGCCCCACCCTAGAAGGCACATCATGTTCTATGGAAGTAGCTTGGTAGCATTAAATGTGAACCAGCATCTTTATGGATGTACATCTTTCTTCACATGGTTCATATTTCTTAAACAGTGGAACATCACttgattgaaaaaaaatggTTGGCTCAATTTTGTGGTCATGTGACAggcacaattattttttttatttttttaaactttgttgCCCTGCAATGCTGGAATATGCTGCTTCCTTCAACACACCAAGAATGTGATTCCATCTTTATACAGCATTGGGGCTTCTCCATCTTAAAAAGTCATTCAATGGTTCTCACCAATTTCTTATCAATTCAATATATTTAGCTATCATGCAAAGCACTGTCAGTTTTCTTTAAATTTGACAGTGTGGTCAATCTTGAACTCTAGTCCTTGCTGTGTACACAAAGTGTCACTTTAACTTCCTGTTTAAgtatgaaataaatcaacatagACAAGGAAATTTCAGCTAAGAAGCTATTTCACAGAGTTGACTGAGGTTTACCTCCATAAATGACTGTTCCATTGTTGTTGaacacaattctacactgaTCCAGTGCTGGTACAGTGTGAAGCAAATGAAAAGTCCTCAAGTCCCACTGATATTGTCATTAAGGAATGGAACCTAGTTTGTAAACTATGGAAAACATTTCAGCAAGAATTAGTctttaaaatgtacaaactGGCAATTTAATAGCAGCctttataaatgttcattttgcaTATATATTGTGGGGTAGACCACAAAAGCTGGTAGGATACAATCTCTGTATTGATGATGACTTCAAGGCCGTTGGGGTGGAAAACACCACTGATGTTCATGTTGAATTTATCGAACTTGTGAACAGCCTGTGCTGAACGCACATCCCACATAACCCCGTCATTTAGCACCAGGTCATCAGTCGGATTGAAGGTGGCACAGTTCCTCTTGTAGTTGTTGGCCAGGTCAGGGTTGTTTAAGGTCAGGGTTTTCTGCCCAGTTTGAATGTCATAAATCTGTCATTGTAGTAGAAGTGAAagtaacaaaaagaaaaagtgaaataaagcaTTTGAACCTTGGACCACATAAATCAAAAGAATTGCTGCCTTTTATGTCCATTATAGCTTTCAATATGTAGACAAATTTTCAAATATCACTTccacattttaataatttacttATAATAGAGGTTTCTTACATGAGCAATGTGTTCCTTGGTTCCTATTACTCTGTCCTGTGAAAGCTTACTAAATTCCACATAATGATCATCTAAAAAGGAATGCCTACAAGTAaggaaaaatgggaaaaaaacaatttgcTTACAAACATATGTGATGACCAAAAGTGGCTTACACCTGTCTTACAGATGACTTCTGAGCAAGTGTGTTTATTAGACTCACTTCATTATGAACACAGATTTCATTCCCCATAGTACAGACAGAGGATAACTCCATGAAGCAGATGTCAACAGTAAAGACCCATCCTGCAAGAGAAAAATTCTTAATTATATACATGTTGATGCATATAATGACAGACATGTACCTTGATACCttgattgaagaaaaaaaataaaacaaacaaacaaaaaaaaaacagcaccacTTAATTGGAACCATCATAAACTAAAAAACACCCAGTAATGAATGCATTAATTAGTTATGTATTTGTGTCTCATTTAAATAGATTGGAAtatcatatttttaaattctgttaTGGGCTTGTTCATGCAAGCCATCTCCAAAAAAACATGAGAATTATTAAGTAATATGAAACTTTAGTAGTACAATTAAAGTAAGAATGGAGACAATAATTTTGGGCATTAATTAAGCTGATGATATCTGAAACTacaatttacattatttagtttATACAAGTTAATTAGattcaaaattattttaatattcataacaTCCAATACACTACCATTCAAAAGTTTGGGATCACTAAGAAATTTACTTGTTGTGTGCTCACATACCCTGGATGGCTCAAGGTGTGTAATGGCTGAACTATGGCAGCTGTAGCTGGCTTCCTCTTGTCCACTGAACACATTGTATAGTTTAAGCTGCCCAGTGCATGTGCCCAGCATAAGGAAACGTTCCCGTGCTGAAAATGCACAACACATGAAGCCGCTCTCATCTTCCTCTGCTTCCCTGAACACTGAGATTGGCCTAaaccttaaacacacaaaccgaaaatctttaaattatttacaagtaataattaaacactttataaaacactatacagacacacagccacaaAATTCCTTAAAATAACTGCCAGTAAATATACTCCAAGTTATTAAATTACCTGCTGAAGATGAGTTGCCTGTCGAAGCAGCCTCCATCCACCCCTCCATATTTAGGATAGGCTACCCTTCGTGTGTGTCGTGCGGTGAAGTTTGTGGGTGCCTGGCACCTCTGCTTTGGCTCTGGACATTGGTGGGGCATGAAGAGGCTGAACGGTGGGCATGTGGTGACCGGGTTCTTACAACGTGCATGCTGCTCCCGTAGGTACTCTGTTATAATACTACAAAGAGATTAAGGTAAATACAATGCACACCTCATGTCTGAGAAtgccaaaagtaaaaaaagtaatatcCAGGTCagaatcttgatttttttaaagctgtttcCATTTTACAACTTCATGTTCTTCATTAGTACTCCAAAAGCAGATTGGTGGACAAAAGCTTGATTTTAAGAGTAAATATAATAGTAATGCTCCGATTGATCGACCGATATTGGTTAAAAATAGCTTAATCGGCGAACACCAAAAGCGCCGATCAAAAAAGCCGATCACGTGACAAATTACTCGCGCGACTTTTTCACCCATGCATGCACGGCACACAGGTAAATAACAGCAGAGCGGAGCTTACCAGCGGCAACAGGAGTTCTCCCGTCTTGAAGTTTTTCAAAGTGTCCGATAAAAGACGTAAAGTTAGCCGTTTGCAATGTATGTCGTGATGAAATCCCTCGAGGTGGAAAGGGCATTTTAATACCACTAACATGATTAGGCATCTTAGAACACGCCATACAACTGAATATGCAGAGTATAAGAAACTAAACCAGCCGAAGCCAACATCATCCCCATCCCTCAACCAGCCGACTGTGTCGCCTGCTAAGCTTCCATGATCCACGATACGACCCCCCAGGCAGGAAATACCGAACTGATGTGTATCTCCCCACGCTGTACCaaacagtgaacacaaacattGACAGGCTTCTGAAGGATAGTGTATATATTAGCctcacaaaaaaatataaattaaaataaatttaatataaatatattttatatttataaaaaattataaatttagtaaatatattaaaaattttatttacattttacaagtaGCCTGGGCCTATGTAACCTCATACCATCCCAAGTTCATTTGCTTGGCCTCCTTGTTTCTCTGCCTTGTTATTTAGAAAGGATGGCATTGGCTTACAGTagctttcattattttattttttggatctGATGTAGTTGGTTCCtcaactacatttacatttacagcatttggcagacgcccttatcaaCTACATCAGAcgttcataataataacaggaaaaaaacacttgCCATAGTTTTGTCCTTTGTGGCAGCAGCCAATTTTGGTGTAAGTTTAACATTTTGCTGccaattataaaatgtaatcgGTGTATTAAGAGGCTACATCCCATTAAGCTGATCTGATGTGTGTTGGTCTGCCTGACCCCTCTTTGTTTGGAATAATTTTAAGTTACTCTGCCTTATTTGGGAAAGATGGCCGACAGTAGCCTTAAGTtctcattttctaaaataaacacttggTGGTTCTTCAAGATCTTGACTATAGactatttttacagttttttttctcaatacaGTTCATTTAGAGttaatttcatttctaaaaatggTGCAAACTCTGCTAGATTATAGATAAAAGATTCCCATTCCCCTGCCATTCTGTGATCGGCAGTGATCGGCAATCGGCCCCAAAAATGCTGATCGGAGCACCtctaaaatatacaataaatgaataaagtttaATGCCACTAAGAGTTTCCCCCACATACAAGAgttaaagaaacaaatgttaaaCAGTTTCAATAGAAAGGCTGTTAAGTCTGTTTAGAGAATCTAAAATTGGATAGGCAAGCATGTAAAATTGAGTGTATTACACTTAACAAAAGTACACTACTATTACTGGCATGTTATGCTTTAgtaaatttttaataataataataataataataataataataataataccacaCCTATCAAGAGCTGGCGGTGAGGGAAGATGACGGTCCAACTGTTTCTTCATAGCTGGACTCTGGCTAAATGCACCATGGTCTGATTTCTGCCTCAAAACACGTGGTTTCTTCAGTCCTGCTGCATATGTAGATGGCCGTTCCCTTGAGAACACGATTCGGCCGACAAGAGGAGAGCCAGTGCTGTGGTGAGATGATGAGGGTGGGGCTGGTGGAGGGGGCTGTGAAGTAGATGGGCGGGACTGTAGGTGAAGAGATGGAGTAGGCACATGAGAGGCATGGCCTCCAAGCCGTGCTGCCACACCATTAGTGAGGCGAGGAGTCCGTGGGATGGCAGTTGGTGTAGGGGGTGTGGAGACAGATTGTGAAAATGGTGCTACACTAGCATGAGCATGGATGCACATAGGAAGGTCAGCCTCTTTGGTTAGTGCTGAAGCTGTATCAATGAGACCTTTTGACAACAGATGATTCCGAACGAGCAGAAGCAACTCCTTCTCAGGGAAAGTGATGCGCGTTTGTGCTACAACATTGGCACGCTGCAACAGTGCTAGTGAAACATCTGTGCCAATTAGGAGTGGCTTTCCAGATACGTGCTCTATTAGCTCAGCAGCATATTTGCAAAAACGTACATGGTCATTGCGTTTGTCTTGAAGTACAGGCTCCTTCATTAGCTGTTGGATCTGCCCACTGCTGAAAAGTGGTAACTTGCTGATAATTTGTCGCACTGTGGTGCTTCGTGCTAAACCCACTAATGCTTTGCAAGCTAACGCACGGATTTGGTCGGCATCTGTTATGGGCATTTTAATTGTGAGCAACGAGAGTAAGACCTTGATACCATTATTGGACTGGACCACATTCCACATTTTGGCCAGGACACTTTCGCTGGTACGGTGGCTCTGAGGAAGACGACGCCGTGGTGCTCCTGATATAAATTTACCAATGCTGGAGATGCGCTTGtcaggggcacacacacaattaatcaCCACCTGCAGAGCTGACTTCTGGATCTCTGCATCATTCACAAACACCTCACCCTCTGCTACCACCAGGATGATGCTCATGCCTTCAGTAGATTAACAACAATTACAACCAGTATAACAGAACCAATTCTGCAAAAATCAAGTTTT
Proteins encoded in this window:
- the LOC113658503 gene encoding DDB1- and CUL4-associated factor 1 isoform X3; the protein is MLQVCLQEPWRTRTLLPTTVPLMLQRLRELQEKEAENRKDFKRPSLRKTMEPLLPLDEEAVDGKFSPSPSHIHSENNSFGHESDGAVSPEPSLTQKSSSRFSSGVKGVMKLPMPHQSESEIPGNGAKDSRKRMERENGRKAKQKLNFSLPEPERSFSELSNSSWSEMSPWVIGNSYHLYPLTAGIEQRLILQYLTPLGEYQELLAVFMQLGARELLMHYTDLKQTNDAQLTFEALKYLASLLLHKKFAAEFVAHGGVQKLLEIPRPSMAATGVSLCLYYLAYNQDAMERVCMLPHSLLAEVVSYTLWLLECSHASGCCHATMFFSICFSFRAVLELFDNQDGLRRLVNLISTLEILNPEDQGALLSDDEIFSSRQTAKHTCMALRRYFEAHLAIKVEQVKQSLQRTEGGAPIHPQPYYKPCSYTHDQVVEMVEFLIEHGPVRLYWEPAEVFHKLSCVQLLLQLISIACDWRTYYGRSDTVRYALDILSILTVIPKTQLLLAENVAVLDEGGSTISTVGMSIILVVAEGEVFVNDAEIQKSALQVVINCVCAPDKRISSIGKFISGAPRRRLPQSHRTSESVLAKMWNVVQSNNGIKVLLSLLTIKMPITDADQIRALACKALVGLARSTTVRQIISKLPLFSSGQIQQLMKEPVLQDKRNDHVRFCKYAAELIEHVSGKPLLIGTDVSLALLQRANVVAQTRITFPEKELLLLVRNHLLSKGLIDTASALTKEADLPMCIHAHASVAPFSQSVSTPPTPTAIPRTPRLTNGVAARLGGHASHVPTPSLHLQSRPSTSQPPPPAPPSSSHHSTGSPLVGRIVFSRERPSTYAAGLKKPRVLRQKSDHGAFSQSPAMKKQLDRHLPSPPALDSIITEYLREQHARCKNPVTTCPPFSLFMPHQCPEPKQRCQAPTNFTARHTRRVAYPKYGGVDGGCFDRQLIFSRFRPISVFREAEEDESGFMCCAFSARERFLMLGTCTGQLKLYNVFSGQEEASYSCHSSAITHLEPSRDGSLLLTSASWSYPLSVLWGMKSVFIMKHSFLDDHYVEFSKLSQDRVIGTKEHIAHIYDIQTGQKTLTLNNPDLANNYKRNCATFNPTDDLVLNDGVMWDVRSAQAVHKFDKFNMNISGVFHPNGLEVIINTEIWDLRTFHLLHTVPALDQCRIVFNNNGTVIYGAMLQADDEDEMMEQQMKSPFGSSFRTFDATDYKPIATINVKRNIFDLCTDTKDCYLAVIENQDSLNMDTVCRLYEVGRQRLAEEEEDEEDQEDEDQDDEDDDDSDDDMDDIDTDPLMAELENENNGEEEEEDGEQDFSPSDDEEVARLLEEEGEDDDDDDEEDDDDDDSEDNEEDVELAIDNTDSSDNSDLEDDIILSLNE